Proteins encoded in a region of the Cygnus olor isolate bCygOlo1 chromosome 4, bCygOlo1.pri.v2, whole genome shotgun sequence genome:
- the PRAG1 gene encoding inactive tyrosine-protein kinase PRAG1, whose translation MQDEQQRTVQATREALRLSRKDLKMSACSDFVEHVWKPGSCKNCFSPKSSHRLQTPPDVGACGVLLNGVRTKAESPALEDEGVNTPVSKPTIAVKPTMINSDVSDTWADVNMNADLSQVSWGMVSGKHLLLKSGDAQRLCRDNFGNGGVRKPFLHSPPSECLSCCSPSYSMVGLRSLEGRVERNVSIHSLVLVGEVGKQESRAKDKLALLHQPLCPNPPALGDRGITSSARNPSSQGREGAALPSESGCGRNSSSFEGEGGEYCSITDCRRESPVSRCAEGKGAWCEKEGPAPRGWRQRDAPEVARPSGRAVKFSEEERRAASVAFCVAKEQGDPCAPSSERKKSSLRAEAAAACALCQDKEDSPRCGDPDVTGGTSSPQQALVEPQCSRLGEPARGDPIYAESTKRKKAQLKGLSGPANVEKPAHSPGTEQADSMWRDGGWAWGAEKEYQDPATQVAAKITVMTAHTEDDHKTIFLSSPDSAVGVQWPCISSASHPDFGTSPPTVEPGEVFQASGSENGLRLHFAAPTKNSVTESPAIPPKMSKNSQQGSEGSCMLPASSPVTRLSDSNNHDAAGAQLLPRSCADTGVFGVSPSLCTHVNGASVEESGRGLAGLSYDRRQKHYTPTWAKQCRIEEEEEEEEQALSTHPWAVGAEIGRADANPVDDCPMMESQTGISKSLSFDFPKDKSNGMEFAPPPPPPKKQSRRALKMNPNNAELERASNSSTESLSPPFRSIHVSFTAGSTDSLSSDTQTGSDGRHSSEPNHSPPPAESQVFPPGSFLPTSSDDAPSAGPSCPPPLPQKKTVSRTVSSPDGFFGGQASSGRAASTASPRLNVSHSESNVCLREEPPFIHPAGLGGPGTFSSCESLEKGSKGNSYWGSATSKSTGACIPSRNLQSLSSSQLSVSSQVSSSSSLHLHNLLSNIDSKEGVYAKLGALYAESLRRLVAKCEDCFMREQKNELRFSENNWSLFKLACNKPCCDSGDAIYYCATCSKDPSTTYAVKICKSQESKVAASYCSPAVPVHFNIQQDCGHFVASVPSSMLLASDVEKSVPGDGLRPSRTASEHDCVVVITREVPSQTTADFVRDSVMLHQAKPELYERRVCFLLLQLCNGLEHLKEHGIIHRDLCLENLLLVPCKPPMSCVKAKDDKHLPRLIISNFLKAKQKPGSGDSKLKKSQARLAPEIVSASQYKKFDEFQTGILIYELLHQPNPFEEKVHLKEQEYSPEDLPALPSLSIYSRGLQQLAHLLLEADPIKRVRITEAKRMLQCLLWGPRRELTEQPLSHEEALCQVLQNWVDMKRALLMMKFAERAVDTERSVELEDWLCCQYLASAEPASLSHTLKLLQLL comes from the exons ATGCAAGATGAACAGCAGAGAACAGTGCAGGCGACACGGGAGGCTCTCAGGCTGAGCCGCAAGGATTTGAAGATGTCTGCGTGCAGTGACTTTGTGGAACACGTTTGGAAGCCCGGCTCCTGCAAAAACTGCTTCAGCCCCAAGAGTTCCCATCGACTGCAGACACCCCCAGACGTGGGAGCTTGTGGTGTGCTCCTGAATGGAGTTAGGACCAAGGCTGAGAGCCCAGCATTGGAAGACGAAGGCGTAAATACCCCTGTCTCAAAGCCAACGATTGCTGTGAAACCAACTATGATAAACTCAGATGTTTCTGACACGTGGGCAGATGTGAATATGAATGCAGATCTGTCACAG GTCAGCTGGGGGATGGTTTCCGGCAAGCACCTTCTGCTGAAGTCAGGCGATGCGCAGCGGCTTTGTCGGGACAATTTTGGCAACGGCGGCGTGAGGAAGCCCTTCCTGCACAGCCCACCGAGCGAAtgcctgtcctgctgctctcccagctaCTCCATGGTGGGCCTACGCAGCCTGGAGGGTCGCGTGGAGAGGAACGTCTCCATCCACAGCCTGGTGCTCGTGGGGGAGGTGGGcaagcaggagagcagagccaaAGATAAGCTGGCCCTGCTGCATCAGCCCCTCTGCCCTAACCCGCCCGCCCTGGGGGACAGAGGCATTACCAGCTCTGCCAGAAACCCTTCATCCCaagggagagaaggagcagCGCTTCCCTCAGAGAGTGGCTGTGGTCGTAACTCTTCCAGCTTTGAGGGTGAAGGGGGTGAGTACTGCTCGATCACGGACTGCCGCAGAGAGAGCCCCGTCTCGCGCTGTGCTGAGGGGAAGGGGGCCTGGTGCGAGAAGGAGGGCCCGGCACCCCGTGGCTGGAGGCAGCGGGATGCTCCCGAGGTGGCCAGGCCGAGCGGCAGGGCAGTGAAGTTCAGCGAGGAGGAGCGCAGAGCTGCTAGTGTGGCTTTCTGCGTCGCGAAAGAGCAGGGAGATCCCTGTGCTCCGTCTTCGGAGAGGAAAAAGTCATCTCTCCGTGCCGAGGCGGCCGCTGCCTGTGCTTTGTGCCAGGATAAGGAGGACTCCCCTCGCTGTGGGGACCCGGATGTCACCGGAGGCACAAGCAGTCCCCAGCAGGCGTTGGTGGAGCCGCAGTGCTCCCGGCTTGGCGAGCCGGCCCGCGGCGACCCGATCTATGCTGAGAGCACCAAGAGGAAGAAAGCCCAGCTGAAGGGCCTCAGCGGACCAGCTAATGTGGAGAAGCCGGCCCACAGCCCTGGCACTGAGCAGGCTGACAGCATGTGGAGGGATGGTGGCTGGGCGTGGGGCGCTGAGAAGGAGTACCAGGACCCCGCCACCCAGGTGGCAGCCAAGATAACCGTCATGACCGCGCACACGGAGGACGACCACAAGACCATCTTCCTCAGCAGCCCTGACTCCGCTGTGGGAGTTCAGTGGCCCTGCATCAGCTCTGCTTCCCACCCTGATTTTGGGACCTCGCCGCCCACTGTTGAGCCTGGAGAGGTGTTTCAAGCATCTGGAAGTGAAAACGGACTGAGACTTCACTTCGCAGCTCCTACCAAGAACTCGGTTACAGAGAGCCCGGCCATCCCTCCCAAGATGTCCAAAAACAGCCAGCAGGGCAGTGAGGGGAGTTGCAtgctcccagccagctcccctGTGACAAGGCTCAGTGACAGCAATAACCACGATGCAGCtggtgcccagctgctgccGAGGAGCTGTGCAGACACGGGTGTCTTTGGGGTGTCCCCTTCTCTGTGCACTCACGTTAACGGAGCCTCCGTGGAGGAGTCTGGCAGAGGCCTGGCAGGCTTGTCCTACGACAGGAGGCAGAAGCACTACACCCCAACATGGGCCAAGCAGTGCCGGatagaggaggaggaagaggaggaggagcaggcgCTGTCAACCCACCCGTGGGCAGTGGGAGCTGAGATTGGAAGAGCCGATGCCAACCCCGTGGATGACTGCCCGATGATGGAGAGCCAGACTGGGATCAGCAAGTCGTTGTCCTTTGACTTCCCTAAGGACAAGAGCAATGGCATGGAGTTTGCACCACCACCGCCGCCACCAAAGAAGCAGTCCAG GCGTGCTCTGAAAATGAACCCGAATAACGCTGAGCTGGAGAGGGCCAGCAATAGCTCCACCGAGAGCCTCAGCCCGCCTTTCCGGAGCATCCACGTCAGCTTCACGGCCGGATCCACCGACAGCCTCAGTTCAGACACGCAGACCGGCAGCGATGGCA GGCACTCGTCTGAGCCGAACCACTCACCCCCTCCAGCTGAGAGCCAAGTGTTTCCCCCGGGCTCTTTCCTTCCTACCTCCAGTGACGATGCTCCCTCTGCTGGCCCCAGCTGCCCACCCCCTCTGCCCCAGAAGAAGACGGTGAGCAGAACGGTGTCCTCCCCAGATGGCTTTTTTGGGGGACAGGCATCTtctggcagagcagccagcactgccagccccaggTTGAACGTCAGCCACTCTGAGAGCAATGTCTGCCTCCGGGAGGAGCCTCCCTTCATCCACCCAGCCGGCCTGGGGGGCCCCGGCACCTTCTCCTCTTGTGAGTCCCTGGAGAAAGGCTCCAAAGGAAACAGCTACTGGGGCTCGGCTACCAGCAAGAGCACGGGGGCCTGCATCCCCAGCAGAAACCTTCAGTCCCTCTCCTCCTCGCAGCTCAGCGTGTCCAGCCAGGTGTCGTCGAGCTCCAGCCTCCATCTCCACAACCTCCTGAGCAACATTGACAGCAAGGAGGGGGTGTACGCCAAGCTGGGGGCCCTCTACGCCGAGTCCCTGCGACGCCTGGTCGCCAAGTGCGAGGACTGCTTCATGCGGGAGCAGAAGAACGAGCTGCGCTTCAGCGAGAACAACTGGTCGCTCTTCAAGCTGGCGTGCAACAAGCCCTGCTGCGACTCGGGGGATGCCATCTATTACTGTGCCACCTGCTCCAAGGACCCTTCAACCACCTATGCTGTGAAG ATCTGTAAAAGCCAAGAGTCCAAGGTGGCCGCTTCATACTGTAGCCCCGCGGTGCCAGTCCACTTCAACATACAGCAGGACTGTGGGCATTTTGTGGCCTCCGTCCCCTCCAGCATGCTGCTGGCCTCAGATGTGGAGAAGAGCGTGCCTGGGGATGGTCTCCGTCCCTCCCGCACTGCCAGCGAGCACGACTGCGTGGTGGTCATCACGCGGGAGGTGCCAAGCCAGACCACTGCTGACTTCGTGAGGGACTCGGTGATGCTGCACCAAGCCAAGCCTGAGCTGTATGAACGTCGTGTTTGCTTCttgctcctccagctctgcaacGGGCTGGAGCATCTCAAAGAGCATGGCATAATCCATCGTGACCTGTGCCTGGAGAACCTCCTGCTTGTCCCCTGTAAGCCCCCCATGAGCTGTGTGAAAGCCAAAGATGACAAGCACTTGCCCCGCCTGATCATCAGCAACTTTTTGAAAGCCAAACAGAAACCAGGATCTGGAGACTCCAAGCTGAAGAAGAGTCAGGCCAGGCTGGCCCCGGAGATTGTGTCAGCTTCTCAGTACAAGAAGTTCGATGAGTTTCAGACTGGCATCCTCATCTATGAGCTACTGCACCAGCCCAACCCCTTTGAGGAGAAGGTGCACCTCAAGGAGCAGGAGTACAGCCCCGAGgacctccctgctctgcccagcctgtccaTTTACTCCCgggggctccagcagctggcccACCTGCTTCTGGAGGCAGATCCCATCAAGCGCGTGCGGATCACCGAGGCAAAGCGGATGCTGCAGTGTCTGCTGTGGGGTCCCCGGAGGGAGCTCACTGAGCAGCCCCTCAGCCACGAGGAAGCCCTCTGCCAGGTGCTTCAGAACTGGGTGGACATGAAGCGTGCCCTGCTGATGATGAAGTTTGCTGAGAGAGCCGTGGACACGGAGCGAAGTGTTGAACTGGAGGACTGGCTGTGCTGCCAGTACTTAGCGTCTGCCGAGCCTGCCTCCCTCTCGCACACGTTgaaactgctgcagctgctctga